CGACCGGCTCCATCATCTGGCCGTCGATTTCCTTGATGATCACTTCCGGACGCGACACGGCCAGTTCGAAACCTTCGCGGCGCATGTTCTCGATCAGCACCGACAGGTGCAGCTCGCCACGGCCGGAGACCAGGAACTTGTCCGGGTCGGAACCTTCCTCGACCTTCAGCGCCACGTTGTGCAGCGTCTCGCGCTCCAGGCGCTCGCGCAGCTGGCGGCTGGTCAGGAACTTGCCACCGCTGAGTTCCTTGTTGCCGGCGAACGGCGAGTTGTTGACCTGGAAGGTCATCGAGATGGTCGGCTCGTCGACGGTCAGCGCCGGCAGCGCTTCCGGGGCGTCCAGGGCGCAGACGGTGTCGGAGATCGACAGGTCGGCGACGCCGGAGATGGCGACGATGTCGCCGGCCTCGGCTTCCTCGGTCTCCAGGCGCTCCAGGCCCATGAAGCCCAGCACCTGCAGGACCTTGCCCTGGCGCTTCTTGCCTTCGCGGTCGATCACGCTGACCGGCATGTTGCGGCGGACCTTGCCGCGCTGGATGCGGCCGATGCCGATCAGGCCGACGAAGTTGCTGTAGTCCAGCTGGCTGATGCGCATCTGGAACGGGCCGTCCATGTCGACGTCCGGCGGCGCGACGTGCTTCATGATCGCTTCGTACAGCGGGGTCATGTCGCCGTCGCGGGCGCTGTCGTCGAGGCTGGCGTAGCCGTGCAGCGCCGAGGCGTAGACGATCGGGAAGTCGAGCTGCTCGTTGGTGGCGCCGAGCTTGTCGAACAGGTCGAACACCTGGTCGATGACCCAGTCAGGACGCGCGCCCGGACGGTCGATCTTGTTGACCACCACGATCGGCTTGAAGCCCATCGCGAAGGCCTTCTGGGTGACGAAGCGGGTCTGCGGCATCGGGCCGTCCATCGCGTCGACGAGGATCAGCACCGAGTCGACCATCGACAGCACGCGCTCGACCTCGCCGCCGAAGTCGGCGTGGCCTGGGGTGTCGACGATGTTGATGCGGTTGCCCTGCCAGGTGATGGCCGTGTTCTTGGCAAGGATCGTGATGCCACGTTCCTTTTCCTGGTCATTGCTGTCCATCGCGCGCTCGGCCAGCACCGTGCGTTCGGACAGGGTGCCCGACTGCTTGAGCAGGCAGTCAACGAGAGTGGTCTTGCCATGGTCGACGTGGGCGACGATGGCGATATTGCGAAGGCGTTCGATGGACATGCGAAAAGGCCGGCAGACCGGCACTCGGGCGAGGAGGTAGCCGGGCATTATACCCGTCAATGATGACCTCTGCCTGTTCAGCTGGAGGCGCTGCAAGTACCCTTGTCAACGGCCCGGGCCGCCGCCATCTGAACGGCAAGTCTGAACGCTTTTCGCCTGATTCCCCCGCAATTACCCCCCGAACACGTCCAGGAGACGGATTCATGAGCCTGATCGCCACCTTCGACACCGACCGCGGCCCGATCCGCATCGAACTCGCCGCCGACAAGGCGCCGCTGACGGTCGCCAACTTCATCAACCTGGCCCAGCGCGGCTTCTATGACGGGCTGAGCTTCCACCGCGTCATCAACGATTTCATGGTCCAGGGCGGCTGCCCGCTGGGCACCGGCACCGGCGGCCCCGGCTACCGCTTCGAGGACGAGACCCGCAACGGCCTGAGCCACGAGCGCGGCGTGCTGTCGATGGCCAATGCCGGCCCGGGCACCAATGGCAGCCAGTTCTTCATCACCCACGTCCCGTGCCCGTGGCTGGACGGCAAGCACACCGTCTTCGGCGAGGTCCTGGAAGGCCAGCAGATCGTCGACAGCGTCAAGCAGGGCGACACGATCAAGTCGGTCAAGATCGAGGGCGACACCGCCGCCGTGCTGGCCGCCAAGGCTGACCGCGTGGCGGAGTGGAACAAGACGCTCGACGCGAAGTAATCCGGTATGCCGGATTACTCCCCAAGGTTCGCGTTGCGAACCTTGGGCGTTGCTTGGTGCCAATTCCCCGCGCTGCCGCGCAGCCCCTTTACTAAAGGGGCTTGTTGGCGGGGTGGGGTGACGAGTGGCGGTTCGGGCAGGCGCCCGCTCTGGCATTGCCGGGGCGGGCGTTTTCGTTTGCTGTAGCCCGGGTAAGGCCCGCAGGCCGCACCCGGGGCGGTGGTCCGGTTTCCGGGTGCGCTTCGCTTACCCGGGCTACGTCTTGCCCCGTTCGTGCAACGAGATGGTGCGAACCTCCGTGCTAACATTTGCGGGCTCTGGCGGCTGCTTCCGTGCCGTCCACAGCGACCCCACATCGACTCCCAGAGGTTCCCGCGATGCCCCAGCTTGCCCGGCGCATCGGTCGCGCCAAGCCCAGCGCGATCATGCAGGTTGCCGAGAAGGCCAAGCGGCTCAAAGCCGAAGGCCGCGACATCATCAGCTTCTCGATTGGTGTTCCCAACTTCCTCCCCGGCGACCATGTCTATGCCGCGGCGCGTGATGCGCTGAGCAAGGACAGCGGCCAGTACGGCAGCAACCGCGGCGCCGACGCGATGCTCGATGCCTTCATCGAGCACATGGCGAAAATCGGCCTGACCGGCTACGGCCGCGTCAACGTCGCCACCGGCATCGGCGCCAAGCACGTCATCTACAACCTGGCCGAAGCGCTGCTCGACGAAGGCGACACCATCGTCTTCCCGACGCCGTACTGGACCAGCTATCTCGACATCGCCGACATCGTCAACGCGAAGATCGATCTGCTGCCGTGCCCGGCCTCGCAGGACTACAAGCTCACCCCGGCGCAGCTCGATGTCGCGCTGGCGAAGAAGCCCAAGGTGTTCCTGTTCAACAATCCCTCGAACCCGACTGGCATGGTCTATTCGAAGGAAGAGATCGACGCGCTGGCCGACGTCGTCGCCAAGTACCCGGACACCTGGGTCATCACCGACGACATCTACAACCGGATGGTGTTCGACGGCCTGGGCTACCACAACTTCGTGCACTCCCGTCCGGAGCTGCGCGAGCGCGTGATCTTCATCGACTCGCTGTCCAAGACCTACGGCATGCCGGGTTGGCGCGTGGGCTTCATGGCCGGTCCGGAAGCGGTCGCGCAGGCGATCGTGACGATGAACTCCAACCACATCACCAACATCCCGGAGATCGTCAGCGCCGCTGCGGTCGCCGCGCTGTCGGGTCCGCAGGACGTGCCGACGGCCAAGTGCGCCGAGTTCCAGGCCAAGCGTGACCAGGTGATGGCGGTGATGGATTCGATCCCGGGCGTGATCTGCCCGCGTCCGCAGGGTGCGTTCTACGTGTTCCCGGACATCAGCGTCGCCTTCGGCAAGACCCACGGTCCGACCGGTACGAAGATTGGCAACGACGTCGACTTCTGCAACGCGCTGCTGGAAGCCAAGGGCGTGGCCTGCGTGCCGGGTTCGGCGTTCGGCGAGCCGCGCGCGCTGCGCATCAGCTACACCTGCCCGACGCCGCA
Above is a genomic segment from Lysobacter sp. S4-A87 containing:
- the typA gene encoding translational GTPase TypA, with product MSIERLRNIAIVAHVDHGKTTLVDCLLKQSGTLSERTVLAERAMDSNDQEKERGITILAKNTAITWQGNRINIVDTPGHADFGGEVERVLSMVDSVLILVDAMDGPMPQTRFVTQKAFAMGFKPIVVVNKIDRPGARPDWVIDQVFDLFDKLGATNEQLDFPIVYASALHGYASLDDSARDGDMTPLYEAIMKHVAPPDVDMDGPFQMRISQLDYSNFVGLIGIGRIQRGKVRRNMPVSVIDREGKKRQGKVLQVLGFMGLERLETEEAEAGDIVAISGVADLSISDTVCALDAPEALPALTVDEPTISMTFQVNNSPFAGNKELSGGKFLTSRQLRERLERETLHNVALKVEEGSDPDKFLVSGRGELHLSVLIENMRREGFELAVSRPEVIIKEIDGQMMEPVEQLVVDIEEQHQGGVMEKLGVRKGQLKNMESDGKGRVRLDYMIPARGLIGFQNEFRTLTQGSGLLFHVFDHYGPKETGAIAKRQNGVMIANAAGTTPAYSLGPLEERGRLFAAEGDQVYEGQLIGIHSKDNDLTVNAIKPKPLTNMRASGKDDAIKLTPAIKYSLEQALDFIEDDELVEVTPKEIRLRKKHLSESDRKRASRAA
- a CDS encoding peptidylprolyl isomerase encodes the protein MSLIATFDTDRGPIRIELAADKAPLTVANFINLAQRGFYDGLSFHRVINDFMVQGGCPLGTGTGGPGYRFEDETRNGLSHERGVLSMANAGPGTNGSQFFITHVPCPWLDGKHTVFGEVLEGQQIVDSVKQGDTIKSVKIEGDTAAVLAAKADRVAEWNKTLDAK
- a CDS encoding aminotransferase class I/II-fold pyridoxal phosphate-dependent enzyme, whose translation is MPQLARRIGRAKPSAIMQVAEKAKRLKAEGRDIISFSIGVPNFLPGDHVYAAARDALSKDSGQYGSNRGADAMLDAFIEHMAKIGLTGYGRVNVATGIGAKHVIYNLAEALLDEGDTIVFPTPYWTSYLDIADIVNAKIDLLPCPASQDYKLTPAQLDVALAKKPKVFLFNNPSNPTGMVYSKEEIDALADVVAKYPDTWVITDDIYNRMVFDGLGYHNFVHSRPELRERVIFIDSLSKTYGMPGWRVGFMAGPEAVAQAIVTMNSNHITNIPEIVSAAAVAALSGPQDVPTAKCAEFQAKRDQVMAVMDSIPGVICPRPQGAFYVFPDISVAFGKTHGPTGTKIGNDVDFCNALLEAKGVACVPGSAFGEPRALRISYTCPTPQLAPGLQRFQEFFAELS